DNA sequence from the Hirundo rustica isolate bHirRus1 chromosome 25, bHirRus1.pri.v3, whole genome shotgun sequence genome:
ACCTGCAAGAGCAGAATAGCAAACAAAGCTTCTTCATTGCGAGAGGTGGCTTTTGCTAGTGCTGAGTTCCTGGCTTTGCTGCACGCGGGCCCTGCTGGAATTCCAGCGACACGGAGCCGGTGCCGAGGGAAGGGGGACCGGAGGAGTCAGGAGggatcccagctctgtgtgggtTTGCTTCAGGTGCTGGTGGAGGACACGGATCAGCTGTGGCACAACCACTGCCTGCGAGACTTCAAGAACGAGAAGCCCGAGGAGTTCGAGTCGTGGCGGGAGATGTACCTGCGGCTGCACGACGCGCGCGAGCAGCGCCTGCTCATGCTGGCACGCAACATCGGCTCTGCCCACGCCAACAAACCCAAAGGtgcgggcagggagggcagctggGCTTAAAACCGGTCCAGATTAGGAGCTGCTTAGCTCTCTGTGCTTGCCTTTGTTCCGTGCTTTAGTGGTGTCTTGCTTTCATCCACGGTGGTGTCGATGCAGCTCCTGTTATTTTACAGCAGTGATGAGCAGGCTCCTGTTCCATGTGGCATGGAAGAGAACCGGGGTGGGGGGAAGCATTCCTGGGGTTTGGGTGAGCATAATGAGAACTGCTGAGCTGATCAGTCTGATTTCTCAGAACCACGAGAGGTTCAGACCCTAGGAAGGAGGCTGTCGCTATTTCTTTGGAATGGATGGATTGGGAAGAGGTGGATAAACTGTCAATAGTAGGACACTGGGGAGCCTTCTTTATAGCCAGTTGATGTAAGTGATGTTTCTGTCTGGCCTCTTGCAGGGAGAGTGGCCAAGATGGCATTTGTGAACTCCGCAGCAAAGCCCCCTCGGGATGTACGGAGGAGACAGGAGAAGTTTGGAACTGGAGGCCCTCTTCTGCCCGAGAAGACCAAGTGAGTGTTTCTCTGTAGCACTTGCTGCTCAGGGGCCTCCTGCCAGCTGCGCCCTGAGGCTCAGGAGGGGATACTGTATGTCTGGGAGctccttttccagggaaacTTGTAACTGTCATCCTCTGtttcctgctgggaagcagggagaTCCGGGTCACCACTGGTTCCAGGTTGTatcagccctgctgctgttaCAAACGTGGCTTGTGTCTGTAGAATTGCCTCAAACCACTGTGAATCCTTTATGGAAACGCCTGTCCTGTGCATTCTGTTGCAGAATAAAACCAGTGCTGTACACATCCAGCAAAAGCCACGCTCGGGCGAGTGACGAGCAGTCCTACGACGggcccagcaccagcagcgcCCACTCGGTCCCATCTTCAGGTAGCACCTTCTCCTCCTACGACCCCAGGAAACCCCCTGTGAAGAGTAAGTACGCCCTGCAGGACACCCCTGTGGTCTGTGCCTCTGCTGTGGGAGAATtcggggctgtgcaggagcGTTGATGTTGATACCTCTCCTCTTTCTAAGAAGTCTGTTCAGACTTGTTGCAtgaggagcagcaaagggaaACATCTGAttcagctgctcagagctgacTGCATCAGCCTGTCCTGATGGCTCCAGTGATGCAGAACCTCTGCctttgccctgctgctgccctgtgtcTGTCCAGCTGTTTGGAACTGGGGTGCAGCTGCCTTGGGAAGGAAGCAGGGAGGGTTTAACCAGGGATCTGTGTTGGTGCAGTGCAGAGAGCAGTAGCTTCTCCTCAGTCTGAGACCTGAAAACTCTGATGGGCCCCGCTCAAACACTCGTgtctgccagggctgcagctttCAGTTGCTCTCAGCTCTTTGTCTATCACTTTTGCATTCCTgtgggggcttttttgtttgactcagtggtggcttttttttttctgtcttttttgcAGAAATTGCACCAATGATGGCAAAGACTATCAAAGCTTTCAAAAACAGGTTCTCTCGGAGATAAGTTTgcagtgctgagctgggccTTTCTCTCTTGGGGAGGAGTGGCACTGAAGGGGGAGAAGGTACCCAAACAGCCCTTCCTTATCTTTGAACTCtttggaggctgcagctgctgggagaagcTTCAATCTGCACAAGATGACGGCAcagtattttatcttttattctgGTCCCTTTCTCAGTGTCAAGCCCTCTTCTTTTACCCCCTGTCCTCAACACTCTGTTTCTGGCTTTGTCATCCACCGAAAGAAGGGTGTATAGAATCTCCCAACACAGGAAAATGTGAAATCTTGGCACCTGCTGAGAGTGGAAGATCCAGAGACTTATTTACTATTTAACCTCTTAATAAATTATGAAAtggttttaattaatattttgccCCTCTACCCTGCTGTATTATTTATGTTGCTCCCAGTAGTCTCTCCCCTCCCAACACAGTCCTGGGGTCAGCCTTGGTGGCTCGAGCTGGAACCCATCTGAGCGGACACTGGGTGTCACAGGAGCCTTTCCTGAGATCTGGTACCTGCTGGGCCCAAAATCTCACCTGGAGGCTCTGGGACAGGTAGGACCAGTGGCCCAGGCACTTGTCAGGCCTTTGGCAAGTGCATCCAGCCCtgaggctctgctccctgctcgtGTGTGTCAATAAAATCTGAGCTCTTGACCCTCTCTGTGCTGTTGCTGTAGATCCTGTACAGGTGCTTTTGTGGAGCCTTCGGGGacatttcctctgctgctgttgtcttctgctggctgctgggaatAAAACTGCCAGGGATTTGGGAGAAGTTTTACTGTTCTCCAAGTcagattttaactttttatcTGGAGGGAGATAGGGAACTTTGCAatggaaaacagtttttaaatacCAGTGAAGGCATCGTTTGCCTCTTTTAGTGGGAAGAAGGaatatttctgtcttgttttctgTGTGGGATCGCAAAGGACTTATTTCCAGTTGGGAAGCTGGTGCCTCAATCCTCTCTTTTCCCTGTACGTTTTGCTCTGTCCCCTCTTAGGAAAAATCCAAGGATTTTGGTCTTTGAACCTGAAACCACTTGAATGAGGTTGGAGGGAAGTGAGCAACGGAATGTGGCTGTTGTCACCCGTGTGTGCCCCTCAGAGCAGGAGTTCCAAAGGCTCCCCTGTACCTGGtgtgtgaggagctggagctcaggagGGAGAAGGTGCTGGAtggggctgctggcagtgccagggagtgcctggagctcctggagaggcCGGAGCCCTGCTGAGGGTGTGAGGATGGCAGCTGGGCTcgccagggctgggcacagccaggagctgtgctgtgctcttgGGGAGGTTTCTGCTTGTGGGGTGTGTCTGGGGAAGCTCTCTGCTCGTGTTGTGTCTGCCCCAAAGGGAGCCCCAGGGGTGGTGCAAGcacaggatggggctggggagaCCCCAGAGCTCGAGGCCTCTCTGGGAGGGCTCCAGGGTCCGACTGGGTCGGAGGGGGGAGGGATTCTCCTGTTCCAAGCCATATTTGCTGCCCTAGGACTTTGCTGTCTGGGTGGAAAAGATGCTAGTAGTGGATGCTGTTGTTGTTGGCAGCTCctgagaagctctgctgctggctttcCGTGGCTGCCAAATCCCAAACCGGTGGAGCTGTCTGTGTGCACTGACCGGGGGAAACCTTGCTGTGAAGGGTCCTCCCTGGAGGGCTCTAGAAAAATCCCTGTTTTGCTTCTGGTTTCTGTTTGGTTGTtcgtttctttcctttttcttttttcctcctcctttaaaagaaatgtctttctttAAAACCATTCTGAACACCTGTCTCTTCTTTATTTGGTCTGTTCTTTGTTTAGTTTGAAATTCTTGGAAAAATGTTCTCAGACTCTCATGTGCTGTAAGTTTGTTACAGTCCCAGATGCTTTAATGTTACCGTGCAGCATTTCAGTGTGTGTTGTGCTGTAAAGGAATGGCTCCTTACTCTCCTGTgtttttgctgtatttaattttgctgtatttttaattagataACAATATATTCTCTTCTGCTGACCGCTTGTGCTACTGTTTATTTCTCCTCTGTACTTGGGGtaggggcagaggggagggaagcagTCACGTTCAGACACGATGGAGCTTTCAGCCAAGGCTCTGGGCACTGCTAAGCTGCCAATTAATTGATATCACAGCTGCACACTCAGCTGTGGGTGCGGCCCAAGCGCTGCTGTTCCGGGGAGATGCTCTTTCCCTCAGAGCAGCCTTTGCTCCAGCCTTTGCCAGCTGTGTCGTGTTCTGTTCGTGGCACTCAGGAGGTGACACTGGCGTGGCTCTGCTCTCACGGGGGCGATGCCGATCCCttgcccttcccttccttttgctTGGACACTAAATCCAGCCTGGGGAGAGGTGGGCACCGGCcctcagctgggagcagagctgggggagttCCCCGGGGCCACACTACGCAAAGTCTGGGATCAAAGTGTTCCTTCCTGTGACACTTGTGCAGTTGTTCTGTGCTCCACCACACACCggaggatggagcagagctgcctcttccctcctcccaccccatccctgtAGGATGAGTGAcggggaggagggggagtgaCTTGGACTCGTATTTGTATTTTGGTCCCAAACTCTGTATATATACAATTTTCtatgttccttttttttgtggtaactaagatgaatattttaattagatAAGTTATATGAAAAAGAGGAGAATCATGTCTCAATAAAAGCCAAACACTGGATCGTGGCTGCTCGTTCTTTCCTGACACTAACAGCGAATGTGAAATGCACCATTAGGAAACTCCGTGGCGCTTTGGAGGGTGATGCTCCGGTATCCCACTCCGCTATCCCGCCCGGTATCCCGGGCGCTGCTTGGAACAATCCCCATGGATAATACACTCGGTACCTTCGcgggaaagcagcagcttcgCACTTTCCTGGGCGGGGTCAGGGCGGGCCGGGCCCACCGGGAACCTCGTCGGTACCCCCGGACCCTCCCCGGTACCCCCGGACCCTCCCCGGTACCCCCGGACCCTCCCCAGAGCAGCGGGCCGTTCGCGGGCCCAGCACGTGCAGCGCCAGGCCGCGCCCACGTGGGCGTGGTCATGAGATAACGAACCTATCACCGGTTTGTGCGGGCAGGGTCATGGGCGGATGGGCGTGTCTAATTAATATGCGATGTGACGTCACATCAGGGGCGTGCCATGTGCTCGCTCTGGGCGTGGCCCAGGTGACAGCGGGGCGTGTCCGGCCGCCGCGCATGCGCGCTGGGCTGTACCGGCGCGGCCATGGCGCACGGGCACGGGCCCGGCCGGTGCCGCTGCTgcggggaggaggcggcggagCGCGGCGCGGCCTGGGGGCTGTACCTGCGCATCGACCGGCAGCGCCTGCAGTGCCTCAACGAGCGCCGCGAGGGCTCCGGAGCCACCGTGTTCCGCCCCTGGGAGGAGCGCAGGGATCGCTCTCAGGTccggccgggagcggcgggaggagggtgggcagcagggcagggatcctGCCCCGCCACTCGCTCCTAGGGAGGCACAGCTGGGGTGCGGTGTCCCGGCCTGGGCTCAGGACAggtgaaggagctgctggaggcgCTCCggaggaggccacaaagatgattttggggtctggagcatctccctgACGAGGAGAGACTGCGGGAGCTGGGCCTGGTTattctggagaagggaaggctgagagGGGATCCCATCAACCCACAGACTATCTCCAAGGGGTGCCAGAGGACAGTGCCAGGCTCTGTTCAGGGACAGTACAATAAGCAATGGCCATAAAATAACCACAACGAGTtccacctcaacatgaggaagaactttccatgagggtggcagagccctggaacagctgcccagggaggaagggctggggtcTCCCTCTGTGGGGacatcccaaacccacctggacacattcctgtgttacctgctccaggtgacccttCCATCCTCTGGATCATCTCCAGAGGCCCCTTCCAATCCTAaatattctgggattctgtgagcAAGGTACTGTGAACCCCACTGGGGTGATCCCTCCGGCTGTCCCCACGCTCCCCGCTCTGTCCCCTGtgctcccccagcaccccccGGGCCGGCCCTGACCTGCTCTCGTCTCTCTCCAGTTCGTGGAAAGCGATGATGACGAGGAGCTGCTCTTCAACATCCCGTGAGTGCCGTCCCCGAGCACCTTTGGCactgtcctggctgctggcagcgaGGCACCGGGGCTGGCTCGGAGGGGACAGAGGTGAGGACCCTGTGGGTGTGTCTCGGCAGGTTCACGGGCAGCGTGAAGCTGAAAGGAGTCATCGTGATGGGCGAGGACGACGGGACACACCCGGCCGAGATGAGGCTGTGAGTAAAACcagcctccccttccccaggggcTGCGTGCTGGGGGGAACACAAAGGAAATCCAGATTTTTGTTGAGAAGAATCTGGGCAGCGTCAGTGGATGGGATCCAATTAGCTGACCTGTTGTTAATAACGCCCTTCTTGTCCTGCCAGGTTCAGGAACATTCCTCACATGTCCTTTGATGACACAGCCAAGGAAGCAGAGCAGACCTTCAGCCTGAGCCGGGATCCCTTGGGAGAGCTGGAATATCCCACCAAGTACGAGACAGAGCCTGGGGCGTgggggctgccccagcctggcacaggagcTCTGGCCAGCCCTCCAGACTGAGGGCAGGCTCAGCACAGGGCAGTGCCTCAGAGCTGCCCTCAGGAGCGTCTgcctccccagctctgtcctgccctCTGAAAGCTCCTTCCCAGAGCCTGGGGCTGGATGTGTTGGCACCCCAGCAGTTCTTGGGGTGCAGAATCACCCTGGGGTCCTGTCCCCAGCTCATGGCAGACTGGCAGGTGTGAGGGACATGCCCTCGCTGACTCGGATCTGGGGGAGCTGCAGGCGCTGTGGGAGCCTGGGGCGgtggtggagcagcagctgcggTCTCAGGGTGCGCTTTCTTTCAGAATTGCCCGTTTCTCCAATGTTTACCACCTCTCCATGCACTTCCCAAAGAACTTCGGAGCGGAGACAACAAAGATTTTTTACATAGGCCTGAAAGGGGAGTGGACGGAGGTGAGtgagagcagagaaaagccagagtgtgggaagggctggaatCCTGCTTTCCCTGGATTTAAAACGCTCCATCTCCACACAGGCTCATCGCCACGAGGTCACCATCTGCAACTACGAAGCCTCGGCGAATCCGGCCGACCACAAGTTGGAACAAATCACCCCTCAGAGTCACCTCATCTCCTGACGGGGCTGCCACGAGcctgcctggggcagcagcGGCTCCCGAGGCGCCAGAGCAGCTCCGTGTCCGTGGGACAGACGCGGCGGAGCCGCTGTGGAGGCCCTGCCCGCGGGCAGCGCCGAGCCGTGTGCGGGGCCGGTACCGGCGGTGCCTGACAATAAACACGTTGCGGTGCAGAGCTGTGCGCTGTCCCTGAGTCGCGGCCCTCCCGTGTCCGCGGGTGGCACCGGTGCCGAGGCGGGGACGGCGGCCGGGCCCGTCCCCATAACCCGGCCAGCGCGGGcagggcggggccgggccgtgccgtaCCGCCGATAACCCCGCGGGCCCGCTCGGTGCCCGCCCGGTGCCCGCTCCCACCATGGCCGGCCCGGCGCCCCCGGCACTGTGGTGCGTCACTTCCGCCGCGCTCCGGAAGTTCCTGTGGGAGCGCGTCGGGGGGAGCCGCGAGGAGCGCGCGCGCCGGGCCGCGGGAGAGGTGCGGGGGGGGGGCGGCACGTACCaccggggcgggcggggggggtgGTCCGtgagggcgggggggggggcggcggggccctTCCCGGGGTTTAACGGGAATTAACGGGGAGAGGGGCGGCGGAGGGGCCGGGGGCCGCGGTGCTGGCTCGGCGGTAACGGGGCCGCCTGTTCCCGCCCGCGGGGCTCCCTGCGAGCCCTCAGGAGCCGCAGCCTGCAGGGCCCCCCCCAGAGCCCCGGGTTCGGCGGAAAACCGGCGCTCCCGGCCGTGGGGTGCCGCCTCCATCCGCTTCCAGGCGGGATTTCCCCAGCCCTCCGCTGCATTCCGCTCCCTGCGGGGCTGCGGGCCCGGGAGAGAGGCTGAGGCGCGGTAATTAATGCTAATTAACGACCGATGAGCGCGTTCCCCCCCGGCCCGGTGTCGCTGGTGGGGTCCGACAGCCCCGAATGGGACCCGAATTCCCCTCCCGGTTCTGTCTTTGCGCTTTTACCCCCACACAGACACATGCGAGGGGTTGATCCCCCTCGGCCCGGGGCTCCCGCTGTGTTCCCTCCCggagcggggcaggagcggCCCGGGGCAGCTCTGCCCGTGCCAAGCCCCGCTTTCCCCGGAGCCGCCCCGACACGGAGCGCATCCCATCGCCGGCCGGGCGAggatgctgctgtgcctgcctcCCTCTCCCCGCCAGCGCGCTTGGCAGGCGCGGTCTCTCCCGGCCGGTTGTTTTGCCCGTTGTACACGCGAGCACGTGGGCCGTGTGTCTGTGTCAGATCCGGGAGCTGCTTGGTCCCGGTTTTTATTTGAGTGGGGAAGCCGCTGACGAGCAGTCGGTGGAACGAGTCGGGCAGGTCTTGGCCGGGCTGGGAGGCAGACCAGGCTGATTCTCGTGGGTAAGGCTGGCTGCTGGCGTGCCGGGGATTGGGAGAGCTTGGCGGGATCCTGTGTGGCCCCGAGCCGCTGGGGatggtgctgctgtgggagctgaggctggagcagagcgTGGGGGATGAGGAAAGGCCTCCCGAGGGGCAGCTCGGATCTCcgtgacagggacaggagctcgggagcggctggagctgtgcctggggaggtTTAGcttggatatcagggaaaagTTGTTCCCCCAGGAACCCCAGGCTCCCCATGGAATGAGCACAGCtccgaggctgccagagctccaggagagcttggagaGCACTCCAGGGATGtccagggtgggattgctggggggtctgggcagggccagggtctgggctggatgatccttcatcccttccagctcgggatattctgtggctgtgctcttGGAGACTGATCCTGTTCCTGGGGGATAATGGCAGTGCCCTAAACAAGCTCTGATCTAATTAGTGCTGGTGGGGTCAGGGCAGCCTGGTGGGGACCTGGAGCTCTGATTTGTGATGCAGTGGGAACAAACACCATGAACTGTTGTGGCTGAAGGCGCCGGGGATGCCATCAGCTCTCTGGGGTCTGGGATCTCCGATGGTGACCCTGcctgctgtcctggggaggCACAAGGGTGTCACGTGTCACTGGGAGGACTCAGACCAGCTCCCAGCGCTCTGGTCCTTC
Encoded proteins:
- the PITHD1 gene encoding PITH domain-containing protein 1, with translation MAHGHGPGRCRCCGEEAAERGAAWGLYLRIDRQRLQCLNERREGSGATVFRPWEERRDRSQFVESDDDEELLFNIPFTGSVKLKGVIVMGEDDGTHPAEMRLFRNIPHMSFDDTAKEAEQTFSLSRDPLGELEYPTKIARFSNVYHLSMHFPKNFGAETTKIFYIGLKGEWTEAHRHEVTICNYEASANPADHKLEQITPQSHLIS